In Temnothorax longispinosus isolate EJ_2023e chromosome 2, Tlon_JGU_v1, whole genome shotgun sequence, one DNA window encodes the following:
- the Chro gene encoding uncharacterized protein Chro produces the protein MEGDDGPSAIGNKPTIIKAAQEEMGQLDVLVCGQCHSVFHFIEEFQEHRTKEGACSKVSHLLTDEIKNNSKAQVWAFLLWKDTQFQQDGLDKNKADTWKLYQKWCKMDINVRESWITAGKTIQTFTKISNAKMQDTPIQIQSNINVEDAKPIIVRKVVRNGQPEETGEAKKDIAKSLETKTQKSESMEIEVDKKEKPRLKPSIKPKNKSGKTATEEDADLSNEEYNVEKILAKRFNPKKKCSEYLIKWEGYSHENNTWESVESVATCKNMFEEFERSLAKQKETKAAQQQANTRVVGRTSLPAQKSVIKAEASKPGPSTATQVGRPMRSSKSKAMDQVKQWCGSMKDEDNELLGKRRIDDSESDSEEGGSSATKRIKGDTGSDDEWTGESEDERLMGRSDVIQRAFNRANAQANGSNRASVSSTDLATSLGLQSPDGKSSQPPVLVANAKGVVKVDPKQMPNLASGLYVMSRKDGIIKLNSSPSGKLAVKGSPTTQGVVMVQNRDNASVMRKQVISTSQSNSMTPVKVVSKMDGSQVVTQMKVVTSKAVTPKICSAQKSEPIKIQPKPDPSQLQQIHVVTAVPAPITLQPRITTGIRPAPVTPQRTADGRPLLPRPALRPTAATSVLGTIRTPVRAPAPRQIQTQVTRPVLQKRMTTVVSAQQAVSPVAAGTVTQIKPKFTVLATPPQPKQPIKTATSPVQQQQQQQQQQQQQQQQQQQQTKQTPKTPVGKAQSLLSPQQKLLMAKRKAQEAAGIIKPGGRGLLAGARAVAGRGRAKVGTETPSAIAQAGTKPPKESKLAEGDGLHMEFHEVGSEESSSEGESDLPPPPEPDVITAPEPDSPPRPFTLCPLTGRIIGPDGEPIEQPGESEPAEATTNSTTARTASNTSETMATDATAATVDANVNTNTITTTTTSIATTIAAAVTTATATATATATATASTTTTTAAAAAAAAELVLPSLDSLTESGGIMRVEMSPGGTTGTIVQASDTAQINLSNVTIPAPDLPCLDDTASTVTATATPISTATPLTETVASSSAETSIITTALSTVPATSTSVTMSVTSTDVKNEEKISEERKVTTDDASNLVTIAEHGVVYQVAGQAEDGQTLLVTHGADGEQQCVYVTTEQQGDDGSVLTLDHAVAEAVAQLIPDQVNLTPQFYVKEDGAESTENSMVMSIMDNANTTDVTGTQEDNDGQAQVIAQVVQAEEPTPGGTRRVVLLLPDGNLMMTEVDEEQYAALELDK, from the exons ATGGAAGGAGACGATGGCCCTTCAGCCATCGGTAATAAACCCACCATCATCAAAG CGGCACAAGAGGAAATGGGACAATTAGACGTATTGGTATGTGGACAGTGTCATTCTGTCTTTCATTTTATCGAAGAGTTTCAAGAACATCGTACAAAGGAGGGAGCCTGCTCCAAAGTGTCACATCTTCTAACcgacgaaataaaaaac AATAGCAAAGCACAAGTATGGGCATTTCTATTATGGAAAGATACGCAATTTCAACAAGATGGTTTGGACAAGAATAAAGCTGACACTTGGAAGTTATACCAAAAATGGTGTAAGATGGATATAAACGTGAGGGAGTCGTGGATCACTGCAGGGAAAACTATACAAACCTTTACGAAAATCAGTAATGCAAAGATGCAGGATACCCCGATACAAATTCAATCGAATATTAATGTCGAAG ATGCCAAACCGATAATAGTTCGTAAAGTTGTCAGAAATGGACAGCCGGAGGAAACGGGGGAAGCTAAGAAGGATATTGCAAAATCACTGGAAACAAAAACGCAGAAGAGTGAATCTATGGAGATTGAAGTggataagaaagaaaagcCAAGACTGAAACCATCGATCAAGCCCAAG AACAAGTCTGGCAAGACAGCTACCGAAGAAGATGCAGACTTAAGTAACGAAGAATATAACGTTGagaaaattttagccaaaCGCTTTAATCCGAAAAAGAAGTGCtcggaatatttaattaaatgggAAGGCTATTCACA cgaGAACAATACATGGGAGTCTGTAGAGTCTGTAGCAACCtgcaaaaatatgtttgaagaATTTGAGCGGAGTCTCGCTAAGCAAAAGGAGACTAAAGCGGCGCAACAGCAAGCCAATACGAGAGTTGTCGGACGTACGAGTTTGCCAGCGCAAAAATCAGTGATAAAAGCTGAGGCTAGCAAACCTGGACCGAGTACGGCGACTCAAGTAGG ACGTCCGATGCGGTCTAGTAAATCAAAAGCGATGGATCAAGTCAAGCAATGGTGTGGCTCGATGAAAGATGAGGATAACGAAC TATTAGGTAAAAGGAGGATCGATGACTCGGAGAGTGATTCGGAAGAAGGTGGAAGCAGTGCCACAAAGAGGATAAAAGGTGACACGGGCAGTGATGACGAGTGGACCGGGGAGTCCGAAGACGAAAGACTAATGGGCCGTAGCGACGTAATTCAACGTGCATTCAATCGCGCTAATGCGCAGGCCAATGGTTCTAACAGAGCCTCGGTTTCGTCCACTGACCTGGCAACGTCGTTAGGATTACAATCTCCAGACGGGAAATCTAGCCAGCCGCCTGTTCTGGTGGCTAACGCCAAGGGGGTTGTTAAAGTCGATCCCAAACAAATGCCAAATTTGGCTTCTGGTCTTTACGTTATGTCGCGAAAAGACGGTATTATCAAATTGAATTCGTCTCCCAGTGGAAAACTAGCGGTCAAAGGATCTCCAACGACGCAAGGTGTTGTAATGGTTCAAAAtcgagataacgcgagcgtaATGAGAAAACAGGTGATCTCGACGTCGCAGTCCAATTCGATGACTCCTGTTAAAGTTGTTTCAAAGATGGACGGAAGCCAAGTGGTAACGCAGATGAAGGTAGTCACCTCTAAGGCCGTTACACCGAAAATTTGCAGCGCGCAAAAGAGCGAGCCTATAAAGATACAGCCGAAACCGGATCCGTCGCAACTGCAACAGATACATGTTGTGACTGCGGTGCCGGCACCGATAACCTTGCAACCGAGAATAACAACAGGAATAAGACCTGCCCCAGTCACACCTCAGCGAACGGCAGACGGTCGTCCTTTGTTACCCAGACCAGCATTGCGTCCAACGGCGGCAACGAGCGTTCTCGGTACAATTCGTACACCCGTCAGAGCACCGGCACCGAGACAGATACAGACGCAAGTGACGCGTCCGGTGTTGCAGAAGCGTATGACGACGGTCGTAAGTGCGCAGCAGGCCGTTTCGCCGGTTGCTGCCGGTACGGTCACGCAAATCAAGCCAAAATTCACAGTGCTCGCAACACCTCCGCAACCCAAACAACCGATCAAAACTGCTACTAGTCCAgtacaacaacaacaacaacaacagcaacagcagcagcagcagcaacagcaacaacaacaacaaacAAAACAGACTCCGAAAACACCAGTGGGTAAGGCACAGTCATTGTTATCTCCGCAGCAAAAGTTATTAATGGCAAAGAGAAAGGCCCAAGAGGCAGCAGGTATAATTAAACCGGGTGGTCGTGGACTTTTGGCGGGTGCTCGTGCCGTTGCAGGACGAGGCAGAGCAAAAGTAGGTACCGAAACACCTTCGGCAATCGCTCAGGCGGGAACCAAACCTCCAAAGGAAAGCAAATTAGCGGAAGGTGATGGACTTCACATGGAATTCCACGAAGTTGGCTCGGAAGAAAGCAGTAGCGAGGGCGAGTCGGATCTTCCCCCTCCTCCCGAACCAGATGTCATTACGGCTCCAGAACCCGACAGTCCACCGCGTCCGTTCACGTTATGTCCTCTCACGGGACGTATAATTGGTCCGGACGGTGAACCGATTGAACAACCGGGCGAGTCCGAACCCGCTGAAGCAACAACAAATTCGACCACAGCGAGAACAGCTAGCAACACGTCCGAAACTATGGCAACAGACGCCACGGCTGCAACTGTCGACGCCAACGTCAATACTAATACTATCACTACTACCACCACCAGTATCGCCACCACCATTGCCGCCGCCGtcaccaccgccaccgccaccgccaccgccaccgccaccgccaccgccagcACTACAACGACgaccgctgccgccgccgccgccgccgccgaatTGGTCCTACCCTCTCTCGACTCGCTCACCGAAAGCGGTGGTATTATGAGGGTTGAGATGAGTCCCGGTGGAACGACCGGTACCATTGTCCAAGCCAGTGATACAGCACAGATCAATCTGTCGAATGTGACGATACCTGCGCCGGATTTACCTTGTTTGGACGATACCGCTTCTACAGTAACGGCGACCGCTACTCCCATATCCACAGCAACACCTTTGACAGAAACAGTCGCTTCTAGCTCCGCTGAAACGTCCATTATTACTACGGCATTGTCGACAGTTCCGGCAACATCTACATCCGTTACTATGTCAGTGACATCGACAGACGTCAAGAACGAAGAAAAGATAtcggaagagagaaaagtaaCGACGGACGATGCGTCCAATCTGGTTACTATAGCCGAGCATGGCGTCGTCTATCAAGTCGCGGGCCAAGCCGAGGATGGACAGACTCTCCTCGTGACACATGGTGCCGATGGCGAGCAACAATGTGTATACGTTACCACCGAGCAACAAGGAGACGACGGCTCAGTCCTGACATTGGATCACGCAGTTGCCGAGGCTGTAGCGCAGCTGATCCCCGATCAAGTAAATCTCACGCCCCAGTTTTACGTGAAGGAGGATGGAGCGGAATCGACTGAAAATTCAATGGTCATGTCTATAATGGATAACGCGAATACGACCGATGTAACTGGGACCCAAGAGGATAACGACGGACAGGCACAAGTTATAGCTCAAGTGGTACAAGCTGAAGAACCAACTCCAG GAGGAACCAGGAGGGTAGTGCTTCTGTTACCGGATGGTAATTTAATGATGACCGAGGTGGACGAGGAGCAATACGCCGCTCTGGAACTTGATAAGTGA
- the LOC139808174 gene encoding deleted in lung and esophageal cancer protein 1 homolog isoform X2, translated as MINFCTRRVESIPSSVRSGRSERSSSKTKLQKTILIAIPNSVEFHNYESNKLYRKVVMLQNVSDSSAKFQLMARPNYSHFTVMIERKTQTASISPGMYIKLIIFFRCDILDEPEEMLVINVQQGRSVIIKLRGYRDPPLLRVINIPYFQYSPKELQTMIRNTEWIVEIPYRQTDSCEEYSTDTSRSAANISIESVTRYRKLMSFDCGECLVGERVTLPLMVKNVGGEGRFFIMSEIDWCSMHIEDVSNNNMLILPSFAMWPAYFTLKPQEHIYLYLYFFPDAHGMHVETLYAICNNCSVITTEIIGDGVMYEQ; from the exons atgataaatttttgtaccag AAGAGTTGAATCAATTCCCTCGTCAGTTCGATCAGGGCGATCAGAGAGAAGTAGCTCAAAAACGAAGttacaaaaaacaatcttAATAGCAATCCCTAACTCTGTAGAATTTCACAACTATGAGTCAAATAAATTGTACCGG AAAGTTGTCATGCTACAAAACGTAAGCGATTCTTCAGCCAAATTTCAATTGATGGCAAGACCTAATTACTCTCATTTCACTGTCATGATCGAACGTAAAACACAAACGGCGAGTATTTCTCCAGggatgtatataaaattgattattttctttcgttGCGATATCTTGGACGAACCCGAAGAAATGTTAGTAATAAATGTGCAACAAGGACGTTcggtaattattaaattacgcgGATATCGAGATCCACCATTACTGAGAG tGATTAATATCCCTTATTTCCAATACTCACCAAAAGAACTGCAAACGATGATAAGAAACACGGAATGGATTGTGGAAATTCCATATCGACAAACGGATTCTTGCGAGGAATAC TCCACCGATACAAGTAGGAGTGCAGCAAACATATCTATAGAAAGTGTGACGcgatatagaaaattaatgagTTTCGACTGTGGGGAGTGTCTCGTAGGTGAGCGAGTCACCTTACCCCTAATGGTTAAAAATGTCGGTGGCGAGGGAAGATTCTTCATTATGAGCGAAATCGACTGGTGTTCGATGCATATCGAG GATGTTTCTAACAATAATATGCTAATTCTACCATCTTTCGCCATGTGGCCTGCGTATTTTACGCTCAAACCGCAAGAGCATATATATCTGTACCTCTACTTCTTCCCCGACGCTCATGGAATGCAT GTAGAAACATTATACGCGATATGCAACAATTGTTCCGTGATAACGACAGAGATCATTGGAGATGGAGTTATGTACGAACAATag
- the LOC139808174 gene encoding deleted in lung and esophageal cancer protein 1 homolog isoform X3 translates to MCVLFIFFIILRRVESIPSSVRSGRSERSSSKTKLQKTILIAIPNSVEFHNYESNKLYRKVVMLQNVSDSSAKFQLMARPNYSHFTVMIERKTQTASISPGMYIKLIIFFRCDILDEPEEMLVINVQQGRSVIIKLRGYRDPPLLRVINIPYFQYSPKELQTMIRNTEWIVEIPYRQTDSCEEYSTDTSRSAANISIESVTRYRKLMSFDCGECLVGERVTLPLMVKNVGGEGRFFIMSEIDWCSMHIEDVSNNNMLILPSFAMWPAYFTLKPQEHIYLYLYFFPDAHGMHSISSFSKIR, encoded by the exons ATGTGTGTactatttatcttctttatcATTCTCAGAAGAGTTGAATCAATTCCCTCGTCAGTTCGATCAGGGCGATCAGAGAGAAGTAGCTCAAAAACGAAGttacaaaaaacaatcttAATAGCAATCCCTAACTCTGTAGAATTTCACAACTATGAGTCAAATAAATTGTACCGG AAAGTTGTCATGCTACAAAACGTAAGCGATTCTTCAGCCAAATTTCAATTGATGGCAAGACCTAATTACTCTCATTTCACTGTCATGATCGAACGTAAAACACAAACGGCGAGTATTTCTCCAGggatgtatataaaattgattattttctttcgttGCGATATCTTGGACGAACCCGAAGAAATGTTAGTAATAAATGTGCAACAAGGACGTTcggtaattattaaattacgcgGATATCGAGATCCACCATTACTGAGAG tGATTAATATCCCTTATTTCCAATACTCACCAAAAGAACTGCAAACGATGATAAGAAACACGGAATGGATTGTGGAAATTCCATATCGACAAACGGATTCTTGCGAGGAATAC TCCACCGATACAAGTAGGAGTGCAGCAAACATATCTATAGAAAGTGTGACGcgatatagaaaattaatgagTTTCGACTGTGGGGAGTGTCTCGTAGGTGAGCGAGTCACCTTACCCCTAATGGTTAAAAATGTCGGTGGCGAGGGAAGATTCTTCATTATGAGCGAAATCGACTGGTGTTCGATGCATATCGAG GATGTTTCTAACAATAATATGCTAATTCTACCATCTTTCGCCATGTGGCCTGCGTATTTTACGCTCAAACCGCAAGAGCATATATATCTGTACCTCTACTTCTTCCCCGACGCTCATGGAATGCAT tCTATTTCTTCCTTCTCTAAAATTAGGTAG
- the LOC139808171 gene encoding tRNA (cytosine(72)-C(5))-methyltransferase NSUN6-like isoform X3, giving the protein MCTTPKKSVYRLDRFTDYYTNDLNSLYKALKQDDKPDPSIHFLPDLPNGIVAVDSWDSSVSLDLKRCPGEIIVDAICGAAVLRGSHVYAPGVIGMPNGLTINTKVSVFADVTGQCKKGLIKPYANSNKVYLGNGILRQTRKELFCKPTRNPCGVAIIMTDVISQVPQLNLNNESLRPHALLQNLPSIVCSLVLNPQPGETILDMCAAPGNKTTHISLLMKGQGTIIALEKNPGKVMRFKEKCNDKNIKIFCYDATKAVMPVIERERSLAHTDGPPFEENNFDRILLDTPCSALGQRPQLYNTITSAQLHSYVPLQRSLFSAAVRLLKPKGILVYSTCTVTIAENEGIIAWALKQFPKLKLESVKDQIKTDKYGTQGYIIDGLTNENAKKVCRFGPESDSVGFFIACLTKCS; this is encoded by the exons ATGTGTACAACACCTAAGAAGAGCGTTTACAGATTAGATCGTTTTACAGATTATTATACAAACGATCTGAACAGTTTATACAAGGCATTGAAGCAG GATGACAAACCGGATCCATCTATCCACTTTTTGCCGGATCTTCCGAATGGAATAGTTGCAGTCGACAGTTGGGATTCATCGgtgtctcttgatttaaaGAGATGTCCAGGTGAAATTATCGTTGACGCTATATGCGGTGCAGCTGTGCTAAGAGGATCTCACGTTTATGCTCCTGGTGTTATCGGAATGCCAAATG GTTTAACTATTAATACCAAAGTCAGTGTATTCGCTGATGTTACTGGTCAATGTAAGAAAGGTTTGATTAAACCATATGCAAATAgcaataaagtatatttaggCAATGGCATTCTTCGACAAACAAGgaaagaattattttgcaaaccaACGAGAAATCCATG TGGTGTTGCAATAATTATGACTGATGTGATCTCACAAGTTCCgcaattgaatttaaataacgaATCTTTGAGACCGCATGCCCTGTTACAAAATTTGCCGTCTATCGTGTGTAGCCTAGTTTTAAATCCCCAACCAGGTGAAACAATCTTGGACATGTGTGCTGCACCTGGTAACAAAACCACACATATTTCCCTGCTTATGAAGGGACAG GGTACAATAATAGCTCTAGAGAAAAATCCAGGTAAAGTGATGCGATTTAAGGAAAAGTGTAATGACAAaaacatcaaaatattttgttacgaTGCTACGAAGGCTGTCATGCCTGTCATCGAACGAGAGCGCAGTTTAGCCCATACCGACGGACCTCCGttcgaagaaaataatttcgatcgTATCCTCTTAGATACTCCATGCAGCGCGTTAGGTCAAAGACCGCAATTGTACAATACAATCACGTCGGCACAACTTCATTCTTACGTTCCCTTGCAGCGAAGTCTCTTTTCTGCC GCTGTTCGTCTTTTGAAACCAAAAGGGATATTGGTTTATAGTACATGTACCGTCACAATAGCAGAAAACGAAGGAATTATCGCTTGGGCATTGAAGCAATTTCCAAAGTTGAAATTAGAATCTGTTAAAGATCAAATAAAAACAGACAAATATGGCACTCAAGGATACATCATAGATGGTTTAACGAATGAGAATGCAAAAAAAGTATGTAGATTTGGTCCTGAAAGTGATTCCGTtggattttttattgcatgcTTGACAAAATGTTCCTGA
- the LOC139808174 gene encoding deleted in lung and esophageal cancer protein 1 homolog isoform X1, whose protein sequence is MCVLFIFFIILRRVESIPSSVRSGRSERSSSKTKLQKTILIAIPNSVEFHNYESNKLYRKVVMLQNVSDSSAKFQLMARPNYSHFTVMIERKTQTASISPGMYIKLIIFFRCDILDEPEEMLVINVQQGRSVIIKLRGYRDPPLLRVINIPYFQYSPKELQTMIRNTEWIVEIPYRQTDSCEEYSTDTSRSAANISIESVTRYRKLMSFDCGECLVGERVTLPLMVKNVGGEGRFFIMSEIDWCSMHIEDVSNNNMLILPSFAMWPAYFTLKPQEHIYLYLYFFPDAHGMHVETLYAICNNCSVITTEIIGDGVMYEQ, encoded by the exons ATGTGTGTactatttatcttctttatcATTCTCAGAAGAGTTGAATCAATTCCCTCGTCAGTTCGATCAGGGCGATCAGAGAGAAGTAGCTCAAAAACGAAGttacaaaaaacaatcttAATAGCAATCCCTAACTCTGTAGAATTTCACAACTATGAGTCAAATAAATTGTACCGG AAAGTTGTCATGCTACAAAACGTAAGCGATTCTTCAGCCAAATTTCAATTGATGGCAAGACCTAATTACTCTCATTTCACTGTCATGATCGAACGTAAAACACAAACGGCGAGTATTTCTCCAGggatgtatataaaattgattattttctttcgttGCGATATCTTGGACGAACCCGAAGAAATGTTAGTAATAAATGTGCAACAAGGACGTTcggtaattattaaattacgcgGATATCGAGATCCACCATTACTGAGAG tGATTAATATCCCTTATTTCCAATACTCACCAAAAGAACTGCAAACGATGATAAGAAACACGGAATGGATTGTGGAAATTCCATATCGACAAACGGATTCTTGCGAGGAATAC TCCACCGATACAAGTAGGAGTGCAGCAAACATATCTATAGAAAGTGTGACGcgatatagaaaattaatgagTTTCGACTGTGGGGAGTGTCTCGTAGGTGAGCGAGTCACCTTACCCCTAATGGTTAAAAATGTCGGTGGCGAGGGAAGATTCTTCATTATGAGCGAAATCGACTGGTGTTCGATGCATATCGAG GATGTTTCTAACAATAATATGCTAATTCTACCATCTTTCGCCATGTGGCCTGCGTATTTTACGCTCAAACCGCAAGAGCATATATATCTGTACCTCTACTTCTTCCCCGACGCTCATGGAATGCAT GTAGAAACATTATACGCGATATGCAACAATTGTTCCGTGATAACGACAGAGATCATTGGAGATGGAGTTATGTACGAACAATag
- the LOC139808171 gene encoding tRNA (cytosine(72)-C(5))-methyltransferase NSUN6-like isoform X1, translating to MSSQALLHGLPETPFKYKSGIRDELIADLRKAIINGEYLQQSEIEEKIDALCKWMCTTPKKSVYRLDRFTDYYTNDLNSLYKALKQDDKPDPSIHFLPDLPNGIVAVDSWDSSVSLDLKRCPGEIIVDAICGAAVLRGSHVYAPGVIGMPNGLTINTKVSVFADVTGQCKKGLIKPYANSNKVYLGNGILRQTRKELFCKPTRNPCGVAIIMTDVISQVPQLNLNNESLRPHALLQNLPSIVCSLVLNPQPGETILDMCAAPGNKTTHISLLMKGQGTIIALEKNPGKVMRFKEKCNDKNIKIFCYDATKAVMPVIERERSLAHTDGPPFEENNFDRILLDTPCSALGQRPQLYNTITSAQLHSYVPLQRSLFSAAVRLLKPKGILVYSTCTVTIAENEGIIAWALKQFPKLKLESVKDQIKTDKYGTQGYIIDGLTNENAKKVCRFGPESDSVGFFIACLTKCS from the exons ATGTCATCACAGGCGTTATTACACGGTTTGCCAGAAACGccctttaaatataaatctggAATACGTGATGAATTGATAGCAGACTTGAGAAAAGCGATAATTAACGGTGAATACTTACAACAATCTGAAATTGAG gaaAAGATCGATGCTCTTTGCAAATGGATGTGTACAACACCTAAGAAGAGCGTTTACAGATTAGATCGTTTTACAGATTATTATACAAACGATCTGAACAGTTTATACAAGGCATTGAAGCAG GATGACAAACCGGATCCATCTATCCACTTTTTGCCGGATCTTCCGAATGGAATAGTTGCAGTCGACAGTTGGGATTCATCGgtgtctcttgatttaaaGAGATGTCCAGGTGAAATTATCGTTGACGCTATATGCGGTGCAGCTGTGCTAAGAGGATCTCACGTTTATGCTCCTGGTGTTATCGGAATGCCAAATG GTTTAACTATTAATACCAAAGTCAGTGTATTCGCTGATGTTACTGGTCAATGTAAGAAAGGTTTGATTAAACCATATGCAAATAgcaataaagtatatttaggCAATGGCATTCTTCGACAAACAAGgaaagaattattttgcaaaccaACGAGAAATCCATG TGGTGTTGCAATAATTATGACTGATGTGATCTCACAAGTTCCgcaattgaatttaaataacgaATCTTTGAGACCGCATGCCCTGTTACAAAATTTGCCGTCTATCGTGTGTAGCCTAGTTTTAAATCCCCAACCAGGTGAAACAATCTTGGACATGTGTGCTGCACCTGGTAACAAAACCACACATATTTCCCTGCTTATGAAGGGACAG GGTACAATAATAGCTCTAGAGAAAAATCCAGGTAAAGTGATGCGATTTAAGGAAAAGTGTAATGACAAaaacatcaaaatattttgttacgaTGCTACGAAGGCTGTCATGCCTGTCATCGAACGAGAGCGCAGTTTAGCCCATACCGACGGACCTCCGttcgaagaaaataatttcgatcgTATCCTCTTAGATACTCCATGCAGCGCGTTAGGTCAAAGACCGCAATTGTACAATACAATCACGTCGGCACAACTTCATTCTTACGTTCCCTTGCAGCGAAGTCTCTTTTCTGCC GCTGTTCGTCTTTTGAAACCAAAAGGGATATTGGTTTATAGTACATGTACCGTCACAATAGCAGAAAACGAAGGAATTATCGCTTGGGCATTGAAGCAATTTCCAAAGTTGAAATTAGAATCTGTTAAAGATCAAATAAAAACAGACAAATATGGCACTCAAGGATACATCATAGATGGTTTAACGAATGAGAATGCAAAAAAAGTATGTAGATTTGGTCCTGAAAGTGATTCCGTtggattttttattgcatgcTTGACAAAATGTTCCTGA
- the LOC139808171 gene encoding tRNA (cytosine(72)-C(5))-methyltransferase NSUN6-like isoform X2 produces the protein MSSQALLHGLPETPFKYKSGIRDELIADLRKAIINDYYTNDLNSLYKALKQDDKPDPSIHFLPDLPNGIVAVDSWDSSVSLDLKRCPGEIIVDAICGAAVLRGSHVYAPGVIGMPNGLTINTKVSVFADVTGQCKKGLIKPYANSNKVYLGNGILRQTRKELFCKPTRNPCGVAIIMTDVISQVPQLNLNNESLRPHALLQNLPSIVCSLVLNPQPGETILDMCAAPGNKTTHISLLMKGQGTIIALEKNPGKVMRFKEKCNDKNIKIFCYDATKAVMPVIERERSLAHTDGPPFEENNFDRILLDTPCSALGQRPQLYNTITSAQLHSYVPLQRSLFSAAVRLLKPKGILVYSTCTVTIAENEGIIAWALKQFPKLKLESVKDQIKTDKYGTQGYIIDGLTNENAKKVCRFGPESDSVGFFIACLTKCS, from the exons ATGTCATCACAGGCGTTATTACACGGTTTGCCAGAAACGccctttaaatataaatctggAATACGTGATGAATTGATAGCAGACTTGAGAAAAGCGATAATTAACG ATTATTATACAAACGATCTGAACAGTTTATACAAGGCATTGAAGCAG GATGACAAACCGGATCCATCTATCCACTTTTTGCCGGATCTTCCGAATGGAATAGTTGCAGTCGACAGTTGGGATTCATCGgtgtctcttgatttaaaGAGATGTCCAGGTGAAATTATCGTTGACGCTATATGCGGTGCAGCTGTGCTAAGAGGATCTCACGTTTATGCTCCTGGTGTTATCGGAATGCCAAATG GTTTAACTATTAATACCAAAGTCAGTGTATTCGCTGATGTTACTGGTCAATGTAAGAAAGGTTTGATTAAACCATATGCAAATAgcaataaagtatatttaggCAATGGCATTCTTCGACAAACAAGgaaagaattattttgcaaaccaACGAGAAATCCATG TGGTGTTGCAATAATTATGACTGATGTGATCTCACAAGTTCCgcaattgaatttaaataacgaATCTTTGAGACCGCATGCCCTGTTACAAAATTTGCCGTCTATCGTGTGTAGCCTAGTTTTAAATCCCCAACCAGGTGAAACAATCTTGGACATGTGTGCTGCACCTGGTAACAAAACCACACATATTTCCCTGCTTATGAAGGGACAG GGTACAATAATAGCTCTAGAGAAAAATCCAGGTAAAGTGATGCGATTTAAGGAAAAGTGTAATGACAAaaacatcaaaatattttgttacgaTGCTACGAAGGCTGTCATGCCTGTCATCGAACGAGAGCGCAGTTTAGCCCATACCGACGGACCTCCGttcgaagaaaataatttcgatcgTATCCTCTTAGATACTCCATGCAGCGCGTTAGGTCAAAGACCGCAATTGTACAATACAATCACGTCGGCACAACTTCATTCTTACGTTCCCTTGCAGCGAAGTCTCTTTTCTGCC GCTGTTCGTCTTTTGAAACCAAAAGGGATATTGGTTTATAGTACATGTACCGTCACAATAGCAGAAAACGAAGGAATTATCGCTTGGGCATTGAAGCAATTTCCAAAGTTGAAATTAGAATCTGTTAAAGATCAAATAAAAACAGACAAATATGGCACTCAAGGATACATCATAGATGGTTTAACGAATGAGAATGCAAAAAAAGTATGTAGATTTGGTCCTGAAAGTGATTCCGTtggattttttattgcatgcTTGACAAAATGTTCCTGA